One Maribacter cobaltidurans genomic window carries:
- a CDS encoding pyridoxal phosphate-dependent aminotransferase has protein sequence MPKISQKGLAMPQSPIRKLVPFAESAKKNGAKVIHLNIGQPDIKTPQIALDAVKNNQLNVLEYSRTEGSESYREKIAAYYHKNQIEVTADDIIVTTGGSEALSFAMGSIADSDDEIIIPEPFYANYNGFATASGIKVIPVVSKIENNFALPPIEDFEKLITPKTKAILICNPGNPTGYLYSKEEIKKLAQIVLKHDLFLIADEVYREFVYDNKEHYSILQEESLTNNGIIVDSVSKRYSMCGARIGFLVSKNKEVISTAIKFAQARLSPPTYAQIASEAALDTPQSYFDEVKTEYVARRNLLIAELEKLEGVKVAKPQGAFYCIAELPIEDADDFAQWLLEDFRVNNETVMVAPAAGFYATEGLGKNQIRIAYVLDQPTLKRAVHILGEALKTYIG, from the coding sequence ATGCCTAAGATTTCCCAGAAAGGGCTTGCAATGCCTCAATCCCCTATTAGAAAATTGGTCCCCTTCGCTGAAAGTGCCAAAAAAAACGGTGCAAAAGTAATCCACCTCAATATAGGCCAACCTGATATTAAGACGCCCCAAATTGCATTGGATGCGGTTAAAAACAATCAGTTGAATGTTTTGGAATATAGCAGAACCGAAGGCTCTGAAAGTTATAGGGAAAAAATAGCAGCATATTACCATAAAAATCAAATCGAGGTCACCGCTGATGATATCATAGTTACCACAGGCGGTTCCGAAGCGCTTTCATTTGCCATGGGAAGTATAGCTGATAGTGATGATGAAATTATTATTCCAGAACCCTTTTATGCCAACTATAACGGTTTTGCTACGGCAAGTGGCATAAAGGTTATTCCGGTTGTATCTAAAATTGAAAATAATTTTGCGTTACCTCCTATAGAGGATTTCGAGAAGCTGATTACCCCTAAAACAAAGGCAATTCTCATCTGTAATCCGGGTAACCCTACGGGATATCTGTACAGCAAGGAAGAAATTAAAAAACTAGCCCAAATCGTTCTGAAACATGATTTGTTTCTTATTGCCGATGAAGTATATAGGGAATTTGTATATGATAATAAGGAACATTATTCCATTTTACAGGAAGAATCCTTGACAAATAATGGAATAATTGTGGACTCGGTTTCTAAACGATATAGCATGTGCGGGGCCAGAATTGGCTTCTTGGTATCAAAAAACAAAGAGGTAATCTCCACTGCCATTAAATTTGCCCAAGCAAGGCTCTCCCCACCTACCTATGCCCAAATAGCAAGTGAGGCGGCCTTGGATACACCTCAGAGTTATTTCGATGAAGTAAAGACGGAATACGTGGCCAGAAGAAATCTTTTAATAGCCGAACTAGAAAAGTTGGAAGGCGTTAAAGTCGCCAAACCACAAGGAGCGTTTTATTGTATCGCAGAATTGCCCATTGAGGATGCGGACGATTTTGCACAATGGCTTTTAGAAGATTTTAGAGTAAACAATGAAACGGTCATGGTTGCGCCTGCCGCTGGATTTTATGCCACAGAAGGATTGGGCAAAAATCAAATCAGGATTGCTTATGTACTTGACCAACCCACCTTGAAAAGGGCCGTTCATATTTTGGGTGAAGCTCTAAAAACGTATATAGGTTAA
- a CDS encoding lmo0937 family membrane protein, with the protein MKSLLWLVAVICIIIWLLGMLGVVPGLATGSLIHILLVIAVVVILYNIISGRKPL; encoded by the coding sequence ATGAAAAGTCTATTATGGTTGGTTGCAGTTATTTGTATTATAATATGGTTGTTAGGTATGCTGGGGGTAGTTCCAGGTTTAGCAACAGGTAGTTTAATACATATTCTTTTGGTAATTGCCGTTGTGGTAATTCTTTACAATATCATTTCTGGTCGTAAACCTCTGTAA
- the murB gene encoding UDP-N-acetylmuramate dehydrogenase has translation MEVFKDFSLRNYNTFGIDAKAKFFVEINLVQDLQDILADDTYPDKFILGGGSNMLITKDIDALVIHVNLKGIHIQNEDEDFVEIKVMAGENWHEMVLWTLENNFGGLENMSLIPGNTGTAPIQNIGAYGVELKDVFVGCEAVRRSDQNLMYFTKEECKFGYRDSFFKNEGKDKYVITSVILKLTKNNHAINTSYGAIEEELKKSNIINPSIKQVSNAVINIRNSKLPNPKELGNSGSFFKNPVISKIAFDSFIAKNPEAPFYKVSEEEYKIPAGWLIEQSGYKGKRFGDAGVHKKQALVLVNYGNAKGLDILNLAHKIIEDVKSEFGITIQPEVNLIK, from the coding sequence ATGGAGGTGTTTAAGGATTTTTCCCTGAGGAACTACAATACTTTTGGAATTGATGCCAAAGCCAAGTTCTTTGTTGAAATAAACTTGGTCCAAGACCTCCAGGACATTCTAGCCGATGACACATATCCAGATAAATTTATTCTGGGTGGTGGCAGTAATATGTTAATTACAAAGGATATAGATGCCCTGGTCATCCATGTTAATTTAAAAGGGATTCATATTCAAAATGAGGATGAGGACTTTGTAGAAATTAAGGTGATGGCCGGTGAAAACTGGCATGAAATGGTATTATGGACCCTTGAAAATAATTTTGGAGGTCTTGAAAATATGTCCTTGATACCAGGGAATACGGGTACCGCACCCATTCAGAATATCGGGGCCTATGGCGTAGAGTTGAAAGATGTATTTGTGGGTTGCGAGGCCGTTCGCAGGAGTGATCAAAACCTGATGTATTTTACAAAGGAAGAGTGCAAATTTGGGTACAGGGATTCCTTTTTTAAAAATGAAGGAAAAGATAAATACGTCATTACTTCGGTAATCCTAAAACTGACAAAAAACAATCATGCAATCAATACTAGCTATGGTGCCATTGAAGAAGAACTTAAAAAAAGCAACATTATAAATCCTAGCATAAAGCAGGTATCAAACGCTGTAATAAATATTAGAAACAGCAAATTGCCCAATCCAAAGGAATTGGGAAATAGCGGAAGCTTTTTTAAGAATCCGGTGATATCCAAAATCGCATTTGACAGTTTTATTGCCAAAAACCCAGAAGCTCCCTTTTATAAGGTTTCCGAGGAAGAATATAAAATTCCTGCAGGTTGGCTTATTGAACAAAGTGGCTATAAGGGCAAACGATTCGGGGATGCCGGGGTACACAAGAAGCAGGCGTTGGTTTTGGTGAATTATGGCAATGCTAAAGGGCTTGATATTTTAAATTTGGCCCATAAAATTATTGAAGATGTAAAGTCTGAATTCGGCATAACCATTCAACCCGAAGTTAATCTAATAAAATAA
- a CDS encoding aspartyl protease family protein gives MKSVNQLEKNMLKRFLPYFLLSLLLLPFLCSAQGYTLPKNQEFEKIRFQLINNLIVVPIEVNGTKLSFVLDSGVGTPILFNLANQDSLELKNVSEITINGLGEGESISALKSKGNYFKLGNIQSFSQKLYVVMDAGINFSPSLGIPIHGIIGYDLFRDFIVDINYASSSIKFYHPDSGGPKLGKRYETLQVDVINRKAYLDASVSLRGEEDIDVKMLLDTGSSDAVWLFEDERIQLPKEYYEDYLGKGLAGDIYGKRTKIDGLRIGGFNVEDAKAAFPDMLTFSTIKNLGNRNGSLGGEILKRFNIVFDYPNEKISIRRNGNFRKPFHYNVSGIDLQHAGVRYVSERIASFNGVVQKSERSYGNVQILLEGATRLSLVPEIIVSGIRAGSPAHSAGLKEGDIILAVNGKRIHRYKIQEIMEMLNEKQGKRVKVLVERSNNNLLFSFILKDLFK, from the coding sequence TTGAAGAGTGTCAATCAATTGGAAAAGAACATGTTAAAAAGATTCTTGCCTTATTTTCTGCTCTCACTGCTTTTATTACCTTTTTTATGCAGTGCACAGGGATATACACTTCCCAAGAATCAAGAATTTGAGAAAATCAGGTTTCAGCTAATTAATAATTTAATTGTAGTTCCCATTGAGGTTAATGGAACCAAGTTGTCCTTTGTTTTGGATTCAGGTGTTGGTACGCCAATATTGTTCAATCTGGCCAATCAAGATTCTTTGGAATTAAAGAATGTATCGGAAATTACCATCAATGGACTGGGTGAAGGGGAATCGATTAGTGCATTAAAATCCAAGGGTAATTATTTTAAATTGGGAAATATTCAAAGTTTTTCCCAGAAATTGTACGTGGTGATGGATGCGGGCATCAATTTTTCCCCAAGTTTGGGTATTCCCATACATGGAATTATTGGTTACGATTTGTTTAGGGATTTCATTGTGGATATTAATTATGCCAGTAGTTCCATAAAGTTTTATCACCCAGATTCTGGGGGTCCCAAATTAGGTAAACGCTATGAAACACTTCAGGTAGATGTTATAAATAGAAAGGCCTATTTGGATGCGAGTGTTTCTTTAAGGGGTGAGGAGGATATAGATGTAAAAATGTTACTGGATACTGGTAGTAGCGATGCTGTCTGGCTTTTTGAGGATGAAAGGATACAGCTGCCAAAAGAATATTATGAAGATTATTTAGGGAAGGGGCTCGCAGGTGACATATACGGCAAAAGAACCAAGATAGACGGACTAAGGATTGGAGGTTTCAATGTAGAGGATGCAAAGGCTGCGTTCCCCGATATGCTAACTTTTAGTACAATTAAGAATTTGGGCAATAGAAATGGTAGTTTAGGTGGTGAAATCTTAAAGCGATTTAATATTGTTTTCGATTATCCAAATGAAAAAATAAGTATTAGAAGAAATGGAAATTTTAGAAAACCGTTTCATTATAACGTAAGTGGTATCGATTTACAGCATGCTGGGGTAAGATACGTTTCAGAAAGGATAGCAAGTTTCAACGGAGTCGTTCAAAAAAGTGAACGGTCATATGGAAACGTCCAAATTTTATTGGAGGGCGCTACACGTTTGAGTTTGGTTCCAGAAATTATTGTATCAGGTATAAGAGCAGGTAGTCCCGCGCATTCTGCCGGTTTAAAGGAGGGCGATATCATTTTAGCCGTAAACGGTAAAAGAATACATCGTTATAAAATCCAGGAAATAATGGAAATGCTAAATGAAAAGCAAGGCAAGCGTGTGAAGGTTTTGGTAGAAAGATCGAATAACAACCTTTTGTTCAGTTTTATACTGAAAGATTTATTCAAATAA
- a CDS encoding valine--tRNA ligase, with amino-acid sequence MEIPSKYEPHQVEKRWYDYWMQNNYFHSKPDDREPYTIVIPPPNVTGVLHMGHMLNNTIQDVLIRRARLKGKNACWVPGTDHASIATEAKVVAKLKEQGINKNKISREEFLEHAWDWTHEYGGVILEQLKKLGCSCDWDRTAFTMDKERYESVIKVFVDLYEKGLIYRGYRMVNWDPEAKTTLSDEEVIYEEKQGLLYYLEYPIEGSDEKVTIATTRPETILGDTAICINPNDERYNHLKGKKAIVPLCNRVVPIIEDEYVDIEFGTGCLKVTPAHDVNDKALGEKHDLETVDIFNDDATLNSYGLHYQGKDRFVVRKEISKELEEKGFLVKTEQHLNKVGTSERTKAVIEPRLSDQWFLKMEDLVKPAIKAVLDSDDIKFFPKRFDNTYRHWMENIRDWNISRQLWWGQRIPAFYYGDGQDDFVVAKNEEEALELAKAKSQNDNLTKEDLRQDEDVLDTWFSSWLWPISVFNGILEPDNTEVNYYYPTNDLVTGPDIIFFWVARMIIAGYEYRDERPFENVYFTGLVRDKQRRKMSKSLGNSPDALKLIDEYGADGVRVGLLLSSAAGNDLMFDEDLCQQGKNFANKIWNGFRLLKGWEVVDIPQPEASKMGVDWYKAKFNRTLSEIEDHFSKYRISDALMAIYKLVWDDYSSWLLEIIKPAYQQPIDRKTFDEVIHIFEQNLKLLHPFMPFLTEEVWQHIAERDSSQALIVSEWPRKFEANDQLIMKFEFASEVVAGIRTIRKEKNIPMKEPLELSILDEENEGPDWDSIISKLTNLSSISYVEGAVEGALSYRVKSNEYFIPISGAIDVDAEKAKIEEELKYTKGFLNSVQKKLSNERFVNNAPEKVIEMERKKQADAEAKIETLEKSLSNLK; translated from the coding sequence ATGGAAATTCCTTCTAAATATGAGCCACATCAGGTAGAAAAGCGATGGTATGACTACTGGATGCAGAACAACTACTTTCATTCCAAACCAGATGACAGGGAACCTTATACCATTGTAATACCTCCTCCTAACGTAACAGGTGTACTGCATATGGGGCATATGCTGAACAATACCATTCAGGATGTATTAATCAGAAGGGCGCGTTTGAAAGGTAAAAATGCATGTTGGGTCCCGGGAACGGATCATGCCTCCATAGCAACCGAAGCGAAGGTCGTGGCAAAACTTAAGGAACAGGGAATAAATAAAAATAAAATTTCTCGTGAGGAATTTCTTGAACATGCTTGGGATTGGACCCATGAGTATGGAGGGGTTATTTTGGAACAACTTAAAAAACTGGGTTGCTCCTGCGACTGGGATCGAACAGCCTTTACCATGGATAAGGAGCGCTATGAAAGCGTTATCAAGGTATTCGTAGACCTTTATGAGAAAGGCCTTATTTATCGAGGTTACAGAATGGTCAATTGGGACCCTGAGGCCAAGACCACTTTATCCGATGAAGAGGTAATTTACGAAGAGAAGCAGGGCTTATTATATTATTTGGAATACCCTATTGAGGGTTCAGATGAAAAGGTAACGATTGCAACCACCAGACCGGAAACCATCCTTGGGGATACGGCCATCTGCATCAATCCAAATGATGAAAGATACAATCATTTGAAAGGTAAAAAGGCGATAGTTCCCCTTTGTAATAGGGTTGTTCCCATCATTGAGGATGAATATGTAGATATTGAATTTGGAACCGGTTGTTTAAAGGTGACGCCTGCCCATGATGTCAATGACAAAGCTTTGGGGGAAAAACATGATTTGGAAACCGTTGATATTTTCAACGATGATGCCACGCTAAATTCCTATGGGTTACACTATCAGGGAAAGGACCGTTTTGTAGTAAGAAAGGAAATTTCAAAAGAACTGGAAGAAAAAGGTTTTCTGGTGAAGACTGAACAACACCTCAATAAAGTGGGGACTTCGGAAAGAACGAAGGCGGTTATAGAGCCTAGATTATCGGATCAATGGTTCCTAAAAATGGAAGATTTGGTAAAACCTGCCATTAAGGCAGTTTTGGACTCCGACGATATTAAGTTTTTCCCTAAAAGGTTCGATAATACCTACCGTCATTGGATGGAGAACATTAGGGATTGGAATATTTCCCGTCAACTGTGGTGGGGACAACGAATACCTGCTTTTTACTATGGGGACGGCCAGGATGATTTTGTGGTGGCAAAAAATGAGGAAGAGGCCCTTGAATTGGCAAAGGCAAAATCTCAAAATGATAATCTCACCAAGGAAGATTTAAGACAGGATGAAGATGTATTGGATACATGGTTCTCTTCTTGGTTATGGCCCATAAGTGTATTTAATGGGATTTTGGAGCCAGATAATACAGAGGTCAATTATTATTATCCAACCAATGACCTGGTAACTGGACCCGATATCATTTTCTTTTGGGTGGCGAGGATGATTATTGCGGGATATGAATATAGGGATGAAAGACCCTTTGAAAATGTTTATTTTACAGGATTGGTTCGTGATAAGCAGCGAAGAAAAATGTCCAAATCACTAGGAAATTCTCCCGATGCGCTAAAACTTATCGATGAATACGGAGCTGATGGTGTAAGGGTAGGACTTTTATTAAGTTCTGCAGCGGGCAATGATTTAATGTTCGATGAGGACCTATGTCAACAAGGAAAGAATTTTGCGAATAAAATATGGAATGGTTTTCGACTTTTGAAAGGTTGGGAAGTTGTGGATATTCCACAACCAGAAGCCTCCAAAATGGGTGTCGATTGGTATAAGGCCAAGTTTAATCGTACTCTTAGTGAAATTGAGGACCATTTTAGCAAGTATCGAATTTCCGATGCGTTAATGGCCATTTATAAATTGGTTTGGGACGATTACAGTTCTTGGCTGTTGGAAATTATCAAACCAGCCTACCAGCAGCCCATTGATAGAAAAACCTTTGATGAGGTCATACATATCTTTGAACAGAACTTAAAATTATTACATCCGTTTATGCCATTTTTGACCGAGGAAGTCTGGCAACATATTGCCGAACGTGATTCTTCTCAAGCTTTGATCGTTTCGGAATGGCCCCGGAAATTTGAGGCGAATGATCAGCTCATCATGAAATTTGAGTTTGCTTCCGAGGTCGTGGCAGGTATTAGAACCATCAGAAAGGAAAAAAATATTCCAATGAAAGAACCTTTGGAACTTTCAATTTTAGATGAGGAAAATGAAGGGCCGGACTGGGATTCAATAATATCCAAATTGACCAATCTTTCCTCCATTTCTTATGTAGAGGGTGCTGTAGAAGGTGCGCTTTCCTATAGAGTAAAATCCAATGAATATTTTATTCCAATCAGTGGGGCAATCGATGTGGATGCTGAAAAGGCCAAAATTGAGGAAGAATTAAAATATACAAAGGGGTTTTTGAATTCGGTTCAAAAGAAGCTTTCCAACGAACGTTTTGTGAACAATGCACCTGAAAAAGTAATCGAAATGGAACGAAAAAAGCAAGCCGATGCCGAGGCGAAAATCGAGACCTTGGAAAAGAGCTTGTCCAACTTGAAATAG
- a CDS encoding DUF1573 domain-containing protein, with amino-acid sequence MMKKIVLVLFVGLLGLSLKAQDSAAKIEFKSETVDYGEIDKGSDGIRVFEFTNTGSAPLIISDVRSSCGCTIPKKPEDPIMPGKTGEIQVKYDTNRVGPIRKAITVTSNADTPTKILKIKGEVKASSGTK; translated from the coding sequence ATGATGAAAAAAATTGTACTTGTATTATTTGTCGGATTACTTGGATTAAGCCTTAAAGCCCAGGATAGTGCCGCAAAAATTGAGTTTAAGTCAGAGACTGTGGATTACGGTGAAATTGATAAAGGTTCAGACGGTATCCGTGTATTTGAGTTTACGAATACGGGTAGTGCCCCTTTGATCATTAGCGATGTACGTTCAAGTTGTGGATGTACCATTCCTAAAAAACCGGAAGATCCGATCATGCCAGGAAAAACTGGTGAGATTCAGGTAAAATATGATACCAATCGCGTTGGTCCTATAAGAAAAGCGATTACGGTGACATCAAATGCAGATACACCGACAAAAATTTTAAAAATTAAGGGAGAAGTAAAAGCTTCCAGTGGGACCAAATAA
- a CDS encoding RNA polymerase sigma factor, translating to MSALLEKHIVELLQERNDKAISLLYDNYGDTLLGVANKVLRNEELAQDVLQESFVKIWKKADSYDPTKAKLFTWLFRITRNTAIDKLRSLNTKSDKEIQIDVSDVYNLGVESIRPEFMDVQEHLDKIEEKYQIVLDALFFQGMTQQEASDELDIPLGTIKSRLKIGLRELRKVYGPAVLLILLNL from the coding sequence ATGAGCGCACTACTTGAAAAACATATTGTTGAACTTTTGCAGGAGCGAAATGACAAAGCGATTTCCCTATTGTATGACAATTACGGGGATACGCTTCTGGGAGTTGCCAATAAGGTCCTAAGAAATGAGGAACTTGCCCAGGATGTCCTACAAGAAAGTTTTGTGAAAATCTGGAAAAAGGCAGATTCTTATGATCCAACTAAGGCTAAGCTTTTCACATGGTTGTTTCGTATAACTAGGAACACGGCCATAGACAAATTAAGAAGTCTTAATACAAAATCGGATAAGGAAATCCAAATCGATGTTTCTGACGTATATAATTTAGGTGTTGAAAGTATTAGACCTGAGTTCATGGATGTTCAAGAACATCTGGATAAGATCGAGGAAAAATATCAAATCGTTTTAGACGCTTTGTTTTTCCAGGGAATGACCCAGCAGGAAGCTAGCGATGAGCTTGACATTCCTTTGGGAACGATCAAATCGAGATTAAAAATTGGATTACGTGAATTAAGAAAAGTTTACGGACCTGCAGTGCTTTTGATACTGTTAAACTTATGA